The following coding sequences lie in one Yoonia sp. G8-12 genomic window:
- the zapE gene encoding cell division protein ZapE has translation MTVQEAYHAAVAAGRLHADDAQIGVLPELERVRAALAAPVKRGLFRKAPEAIPGLYMWGGVGRGKSMLMDLLYDLVTVPKQRRHFHAFMQWVHTEMTAARKTGVDDALAPVANKLAGEVRFLAFDEMQISDITDAMLVGRLFEALFARGVVVVTTSNRPPDDLYKDGLNRQLFTPFIALLKEKMVVHELASPTDYRQDRLSGTPSYFTPNDATARRAIADIWNRLSNGSSETLVLHVKGREVALPQFHNGVARAKFFDLCGRPLGAGDYLALADAVRVLILEDIPTLSRHNFNEARRFVTLIDALYEAKVQLICSAAAQPEMLYVEGTGTFEFERTASRLREMQSADWAV, from the coding sequence ATGACAGTACAAGAGGCATATCACGCGGCGGTTGCCGCAGGGCGGCTGCATGCGGATGATGCCCAGATCGGGGTTTTGCCGGAACTGGAGCGCGTGCGCGCAGCCCTTGCCGCCCCGGTAAAACGTGGCCTCTTTCGCAAGGCGCCTGAGGCCATTCCTGGTCTTTATATGTGGGGCGGGGTCGGGCGTGGCAAGTCGATGCTGATGGACCTGCTTTACGATCTGGTCACGGTCCCCAAACAGCGTCGCCATTTTCACGCTTTCATGCAATGGGTCCACACAGAAATGACGGCGGCGCGCAAGACGGGCGTGGATGATGCGCTGGCCCCCGTCGCCAATAAGCTGGCGGGTGAAGTGCGCTTTCTGGCGTTTGACGAAATGCAGATTTCCGACATCACCGACGCCATGCTGGTGGGCCGCTTGTTTGAGGCGCTTTTTGCGCGCGGTGTGGTCGTGGTAACGACATCCAACCGACCTCCGGATGATCTCTATAAAGACGGTTTGAACCGTCAGCTCTTCACGCCGTTCATTGCGCTCTTGAAAGAGAAGATGGTGGTGCATGAATTGGCCAGCCCAACAGATTACCGTCAAGACCGGCTCTCTGGCACGCCAAGCTATTTCACACCGAATGACGCGACAGCACGCCGCGCCATTGCCGATATCTGGAATCGGCTCAGCAACGGGTCGTCAGAGACGCTGGTGCTGCATGTGAAAGGCCGCGAAGTGGCCTTGCCGCAGTTCCACAATGGCGTTGCGCGGGCCAAGTTCTTTGACCTTTGCGGCCGTCCTTTGGGCGCGGGCGACTATCTGGCACTGGCAGATGCGGTGCGGGTTTTAATCCTTGAAGATATCCCAACATTGTCGCGCCACAACTTTAACGAAGCCAGGCGGTTCGTGACGCTGATCGATGCGCTTTATGAGGCCAAGGTGCAGCTGATTTGCTCGGCTGCTGCCCAGCCGGAAATGCTCTATGTTGAAGGCACAGGGACGTTCGAATTTGAACGCACCGCCAGCCGTTTGCGTGAAATGCAATCGGCGGATTGGGCGGTCTAG